AATCGCCTACAGCTCTAATCAGAAGTCTGGCCAGCAAGCCGATGCCAGTTCTGTGAGTAGAAAAAAAGGCGACCCTATGTCCGGTGTTGATGTGTCCTTGGGAAAGAAGCCAAGTGGGACATCTATGGGCAACCAAAAGACGGATAAGGATGGGCGCTTCACCTTCGAGAATGTGCCGGTTGGGACATATCACCTGTCGTTCAACGCGCCGAAGCTATCCTCTACGATGGCCGGAAAGGTTGAATATCTAGTCGTTATTGAACAGGTGCAGGTCGGAGGGGGTGATGCTTCAACACAGAAGACTTACACTGAATCCAAGTCGAACACTGCCGCCCGCATTGCCGTCGCCAAACTTAAAGAAGGGGTTGATCTAACAGTAGGGCCGCAACCCCAGGAAGGAACGATTAACACCTCAAAGTCGAACATCAAAAACTCGCCCATGATTTCAGGAGATCAAGCGAGAAGGGCGGTCCCGCAAGGGATGACCATTCAGGGGAGAATCACGCTCGTCGAGATTGGGAAAGACCCCAAAGTAATAGACGAGCCGGGAGTCAAGCGACAAACCAAGATGCCGTGATATATACGAGTAGGCGAAAGTCGGAGAATAAAGTGCGGCTCACCCTTGCTGAAACGCGCCTAACAAGGCGTTGCAGCGGAGGCCACGAAGCGCGGTTCGAGTGGTTTCTTTCATTGCCGTTCGTGGCCCCGCTGATGCGTGTTCGTTAGGTGCGTATCGCATTTACACAATATGCCATGATCGATGTAGAAGAAATAGATCAGAGAGTACACAGCATCTGTCGATTTAAGGGAATTGATAAGGCTACTTTGAAGCAGAAAACTACCACTCAAGGAGGATACCATGGCTAAACTCAAGTTAAACTATCTAGCTGCTATTTCCCTCTTTCTCTTTGTAATGTTGAACTCGACCTCAGCAAGAGGACAGGGCAGCAACACTATTAACGGATGTTACAAAGAGAATGATGGTTCTCTCAGACGAGTTGAAGCTCCAACCGATTGCAAGAACAATGAGATTGCAATTAGCTGGAATATTGTAGGTCCGCCAGGGCCATCGGGGACAAATCACCGATCCGCGCTGAATCAGTGGTGGACAACTAAGCCGCATTACGATCTGGACTTGGGCACAACCACAGTTGGAAATAGACCCCGGCTACTTCAATCTGATGGGGCGGACATTTGGGTAGCCAATCATACGGCTCATACAATTTCACGCGTGCGTGCCAGTGACGGCAAACTCCTCGAAACCTGGACGGCAGCAACCGATGCTTGGGCTCCTATTGTCGCAATGGGCAGGGTTTTTGTGGCTGCCAGATCAAGTCCAAATGGAAATCTTTATATGATTGATCCAAGCCAACCGCCGGGGCCGGTCATAACTGTTACCAGCTCACTCGGGGCTAACCCTAGAGGGATAGCTTTCGACGGAGCACGAATTTGGACAGCTAATGAAGGCAGTCCTGGCTCCGTTTCTATAGTTACTCCGGGACCAACTCTTCCCTGGTCTGTAACAACAATAGCGACAGGTTTAGTTGGCGTCCATGGCATCGTTTATGACGGATCGAACATCTGGGTTACAGACGCTACGACACTAAAGAAGCTCGACTCAAATGGGAATATCCTTTTAACCGTAAACGTGGGCAGCAACCCAGAAGCGCCGGCATTTGACGGGCAAAATATCTTTGTCCCGAATCAATCATCAAACACAGTTACGGTGATTAACGCTGCCGCCGGCACTGTGGTGGCCACATTGAGCGGCAATGGCTTGAATGGTCCATTCGCGGTAGCCTTTGATGGCCAGAGGGTTCTGGTCACAAACCAAAGTGGAAGCAGCGTATCACTATGGAGGGTTTCGGATCTGACTCCGCTTGGCTCATTCTCTACAGGGCCAGGAACAAACCCTATAGGTGTTTGTAGTGACGGCATAAACTTTTGGATAGCGATTGATGGTCCTGTGCCCGGCAAGATAGCTCGCTTCTGATGTGATAGCAACCAATTCACGATCATGAACTACGCACCTAACAAGGTGTTGCAGCGGAGCGCGGGCAGCGCAGTTCTCATGGTTACTCGCAGCGCCGTTGCCCGCGCCCGCTGAACACCGGCGTTAGACCACTTTCCTCGTGCAGCTTGAAAAGCGAAGAATCATGAATAGGAAAACAACACTGCTGGCTTTGTATTTCTCTATTGCGATTTGCTTATTATATGGTTGTAACAGTACACAGGCTCCAGATAAGCAATCTACGAATGCCACACCCTCAAAAAGTAATGCCGCCTCTGCGGATTCCCAAAATGCTAATACATCGAACCACGAAGTGATTTACAAAGTGGGGCAATATCCCTCCAAACCTGATTGGATGACCCAGAAACAATGGGGAAGCTATATTGATTGGGAATCAAAACAGATTCATCAACAAGAGACTCCGGCACGAAGCGTCGAGGCTCAGATAAGAAAGGCTCTTAGTAATGTGCTGGGCCGTAATCAGATTAGAGTAGTAACAGTTGTGCCAGGTTCAGGAGCGGCGCGACCTATCGAAGGGCAAATTGCA
This is a stretch of genomic DNA from Blastocatellia bacterium. It encodes these proteins:
- a CDS encoding carboxypeptidase-like regulatory domain-containing protein, whose product is MISQNIVRCLTLAMVVALALCIPLAIAYSSNQKSGQQADASSVSRKKGDPMSGVDVSLGKKPSGTSMGNQKTDKDGRFTFENVPVGTYHLSFNAPKLSSTMAGKVEYLVVIEQVQVGGGDASTQKTYTESKSNTAARIAVAKLKEGVDLTVGPQPQEGTINTSKSNIKNSPMISGDQARRAVPQGMTIQGRITLVEIGKDPKVIDEPGVKRQTKMP